A stretch of the Ptychodera flava strain L36383 chromosome 18, AS_Pfla_20210202, whole genome shotgun sequence genome encodes the following:
- the LOC139117872 gene encoding serine-rich adhesin for platelets-like, protein MSTEKETTTAVVSSTAHKDATTDATTDAFAETTIETEAKELSSTQTYTTIQTTQRPSTDISTTESIAASTDFATTRAADITTAEEDVTTPEIISTEFSTAIDQSTAASQTQQKSTPTLEIATTSLQSTQEEEETLSRTATATETATSTISTQEIPTSTETDTLEPTDVTSASQSTTSFEGSSTYESQFMSTEKETTTAVVSSTAHKDATTDATTDAFAETTIETEAKELSSTQTYTTIQTTQRPSTDISTTESIAASTDFATTRAADITTAEEDVTTPEIISTEFSTAIDQSTAASQTQQKSTPTLEIATTSLQSTQEEEETLSRTATATETATSTISTQKFQLLLKRTLLNQLMSHLQVNQRHLLKEALHMKRPSTDISTTESIAASTDFATTRAADITTAEEDVTTPEIISTEFSTAIDQSTAASQTQQKSTPTLEIATTSLQSTQEEKKRLYQGLQLQQRLLLLLSALKKFQLLLKRTLLNQLMSHLQVNQRHLLKEALHMKVSSCQLKKRQLQQLFRQQRIKMRLLMLQRMLLQKQLLKQRQKELSSTQTYTTIQTTQRPSTDISTTESIAASTDFATTRAADITTAEEDVTTPEIISTEFSTAIDQSTAVSQTQQKSTPTLEIATTSLQSTQEEEETLSRTATATETATSTISTQEIPTSTETDTLEPTDVTSASQSTTSFEGSSTYESQFMSIEKETTTAVVSSTAHKDATTDATTDAFAEKTIETEAKELSSTQTYTTIQTTQRPSTDISTTESIAANQSTAASQTQQKSTPTLEIATTSLQSTQEEEEILSRTATATETATSTISTEEIPTSTETDTLEPTDVTSRPSTDISTTESIAASTDFATTRAADITTAEDVTTPEIISTEFSTAIDQSTAASQTQQKSTPTLEIATTSLQSTKEEEETLSRTATATETATSTISTQEIPTSTETDTLEPTDVTSASQSTTSFEGSSTYEKSIAASTDFATTRAADITTAEEDVTTPEIISTEFSTAIDQSTAASQTQQKSTPTLEIATTSLQSTQEEEETLSRTATATETATSTISTQEIPTSTETDTLEPTDVTSASQSTTSFEGSSTYESHFMSTERETTTAIVSSTAHKDATTDATTDAFAETTIETEAIELSSTQTYTTIQTTQRPSTDISTTESIAASTDFATTRAADITTAEEDVTTPEIISTEFSTAIDQSTAASQTQQKSTPTLEIATTSLQSTQEEEETLSRTATATETATSTISTQEIPTSTETDTLEPTDVTSASQSTTSFEGSSTYESQFMSTEKETTTAIVSSTAHKDATTDATTDAFAETTIETEAKSCLQHKTYTTIQTTQRPSTDISTTESIAASTDFATTRAADITTAEEDVTTPEIISTEFSTAIDQSTAASQTQQKSTPTLEIATTSLQSTQEVEETLSRTATVTETATSTISTQEIPTSTETDTLEPTDVTSASQSTTSFEGSSTYESQFMSTEKETTTAIVSSTAHKDATTDATTDAFAETTIETEAKELSSTQTYTTIQTTQRPSTDISTTESIAASTDFATTRADRYYNS, encoded by the exons ATGTCAACTGAAAAAGAGACAACTACAGCAGTTGTTTCGTCAACAGCGCATAAAGACGCGACTACTGATGCTACAACGGATGCTTTTGCAGAAACAACTATTGAAACAGAGGCAAAAGAGTTGTCttcaacacaaacatacactacaATTCAAACCACACAGAGGCCCTCTACTGATATTTCTACCACAGAGAGCATAGCTGCAAGTACTGATTTTGCAACTACAAGAGCTGCAGATATTACAACAGCTGAAGAAGATGTTACCACTCCAGAGATCATAAGCACAGAATTTTCCACTGCAATAGACCAAAGCACTGCTGCTTCTCAAACACAGCAGAAAAGTACACCCACGCTTGAAATAGCAACAACATCCCTACAATCAACACAGGAGGAAGAAGAGACTCTATCAAGGACTGCAACTGCAACAGAGACTGCTACTTCTACTATCAGCACTCAAGAAATTCCAACTTCTACTGAAACGGACACTCTTGAACCAACTGATGTCACATCTGCAAGTCAATCAACGACATCTTTTGAAGGAAGCTCTACATATGAAAGTCAGTTCATGTCAACTGAAAAAGAGACAACTACAGCAGTTGTTTCGTCAACAGCGCATAAAGACGCGACTACTGATGCTACAACGGATGCTTTTGCAGAAACAACTATTGAAACAGAGGCAAAAGAGTTGTCttcaacacaaacatacactacaATTCAAACCACACAGAGGCCCTCTACTGATATTTCTACCACAGAGAGCATAGCTGCAAGTACTGATTTTGCAACTACAAGAGCTGCAGATATTACAACAGCTGAAGAAGATGTTACCACTCCAGAGATCATAAGCACAGAATTTTCCACTGCAATAGACCAAAGCACTGCTGCTTCTCAAACACAGCAGAAAAGTACACCCACGCTTGAAATAGCAACAACATCCCTACAATCAACACAGGAGGAAGAAGAGACTCTATCAAGGACTGCAACTGCAACAGAGACTGCTACTTCTACTATCAGCACTCAAAAATTCCAACTTCTACTGAAACGGACACTCTTGAACCAACTGATGTCACATCTGCAAGTCAATCAACGACATCTTTTGAAGGAAGCTCTACATATGAAA AGGCCCTCTACTGATATTTCTACCACAGAGAGCATAGCTGCAAGTACTGATTTTGCAACTACAAGAGCTGCAGATATTACAACAGCTGAAGAAGATGTTACCACTCCAGAGATCATAAGCACAGAATTTTCCACTGCAATAGACCAAAGCACTGCTGCTTCTCAAACACAGCAGAAAAGTACACCCACGCTTGAAATAGCAACAACATCCCTACAATCAACACAGGAGGAGAAGAAGAGACTCTATCAAGGACTGCAACTGCAACAGAGACTGCTACTTCTACTATCAGCACTCAAGAAATTCCAACTTCTACTGAAACGGACACTCTTGAACCAACTGATGTCACATCTGCAAGTCAATCAACGACATCTTTTGAAGGAAGCTCTACATATGAAAGTCAGTTCATGTCAACTGAAAAAGAGACAACTACAGCAGTTGTTTCGTCAACAGCGCATAAAGATGCGACTACTGATGCTACAACGGATGCTTTTGCAGAAACAACTATTGAAACAGAGGCAAAAAGAGTTGTCttcaacacaaacatacactacaATTCAAACCACACAGAGGCCCTCTACTGATATTTCTACCACAGAGAGCATAGCTGCAAGTACTGATTTTGCAACTACAAGAGCTGCAGATATTACAACAGCTGAAGAAGATGTTACCACTCCAGAGATCATAAGCACAGAATTTTCCACTGCAATAGACCAAAGCACTGCTGTTTCTCAAACACAGCAGAAAAGTACACCCACGCTTGAAATAGCAACAACATCCCTACAATCAACACAGGAGGAAGAAGAGACTCTATCAAGGACTGCAACTGCAACAGAGACTGCTACTTCTACTATCAGCACTCAAGAAATTCCAACTTCTACTGAAACGGACACTCTTGAACCAACTGATGTCACATCTGCAAGTCAATCAACGACATCTTTTGAAGGAAGCTCTACATATGAAAGTCAGTTCATGTcaattgaaaaagagacaaCTACAGCAGTTGTTTCGTCAACAGCGCATAAAGATGCGACTACTGATGCTACAACGGATGCTTTTGCAGAAAAAACTATTGAAACAGAGGCAAAAGAGTTGTCttcaacacaaacatacactacaATTCAAACCACACAGAGGCCCTCTACTGATATTTCTACCACAGAGAGCATAGCTGCAA ACCAAAGCACTGCTGCTTCTCAAACACAGCAGAAAAGTACACCCACGCTTGAAATAGCAACAACATCCTTACAATCAACACAGGAGGAAGAAGAGATTCTATCAAGGACTGCAACTGCAACAGAGACTGCTACTTCTACTATCAGCactgaagaaattccaacttcTACTGAAACGGACACTCTTGAACCAACTGATGTCACATCT AGGCCCTCTACTGATATTTCTACCACAGAGAGCATAGCTGCAAGTACTGATTTTGCAACTACAAGAGCTGCAGATATTACAACAGCTGAAGATGTTACCACTCCAGAGATCATAAGCACAGAATTTTCCACTGCAATAGACCAAAGCACTGCTGCTTCTCAAACACAGCAGAAAAGTACACCCACGCTTGAAATAGCAACAACATCCCTACAATCAACAAAGGAGGAAGAAGAGACTCTATCAAGGACTGCAACTGCAACAGAGACTGCTACTTCTACTATCAGCACTCAAGAAATTCCAACTTCTACTGAAACGGACACTCTTGAACCAACTGATGTCACATCTGCAAGTCAATCAACGACATCTTTTGAAGGAAGCTCTACATATGAAA AGAGCATAGCTGCAAGTACTGATTTTGCAACTACAAGAGCTGCAGATATTACAACAGCTGAAGAAGATGTTACCACTCCAGAGATCATAAGCACAGAATTTTCCACTGCAATAGACCAAAGCACTGCTGCTTCTCAAACACAGCAGAAAAGTACACCCACGCTTGAAATAGCAACAACATCCTTACAATCAACACAGGAGGAAGAAGAGACTCTATCAAGGACTGCAACTGCAACAGAGACTGCTACTTCTACTATCAGCACTCAAGAAATTCCAACTTCTACTGAAACGGACACTCTTGAACCAACTGATGTCACATCTGCAAGTCAATCAACGACATCTTTTGAAGGAAGCTCTACATATGAAAGTCATTTCATGTCAACTGAAAGAGAGACAACTACAGCAATCGTTTCGTCAACAGCACATAAAGATGCGACTACTGATGCTACAACGGATGCTTTTGCAGAAACAACTATTGAAACAGAGgcaatagagttgtcttcaacacaaacatacactacaATTCAAACCACACAGAGGCCCTCTACTGATATTTCTACCACAGAGAGCATAGCTGCAAGTACTGATTTTGCAACTACAAGAGCTGCAGATATTACAACAGCTGAAGAAGATGTTACCACTCCAGAGATCATAAGCACAGAATTTTCCACTGCAATAGACCAAAGCACTGCTGCTTCTCAAACACAGCAGAAAAGTACACCCACGCTTGAAATAGCAACAACATCCCTACAATCAACACAGGAGGAAGAAGAGACTCTATCAAGGACTGCAACTGCAACAGAGACTGCTACTTCTACTATCAGCACTCAAGAAATTCCAACTTCTACTGAAACGGACACTCTTGAACCAACTGATGTCACATCTGCAAGTCAATCAACGACATCTTTTGAAGGAAGCTCTACATATGAAAGTCAGTTCATGTCAACTGAAAAAGAGACAACTACAGCAATTGTTTCCTCAACAGCGCATAAAGATGCGACTACTGATGCTACAACGGATGCTTTTGCAGAAACAACTATTGAAACAGAGGCAAAGAGTTGTCTTCAACACaaaacatacactacaattCAAACCACACAGAGGCCCTCTACTGATATTTCTACCACAGAGAGCATAGCTGCAAGTACTGATTTTGCAACTACAAGAGCTGCAGATATTACAACAGCTGAAGAAGATGTTACCACTCCAGAGATCATAAGCACAGAATTTTCCACTGCAATAGACCAAAGCACTGCTGCTTCTCAAACACAGCAGAAAAGTACACCCACGCTTGAAATAGCAACAACATCCCTACAATCAACACAGGAGGTAGAAGAGACTCTATCAAGGACTGCAACTGTAACAGAGACTGCTACTTCTACTATCAGCACTCAAGAAATTCCAACTTCTACTGAAACGGACACTCTTGAACCAACTGATGTCACATCTGCAAGTCAATCAACGACATCTTTTGAAGGAAGCTCTACATATGAAAGTCAGTTCATGTCAACTGAAAAAGAGACAACTACAGCAATTGTTTCGTCAACAGCGCATAAAGATGCGACTACTGATGCTACAACGGATGCTTTTGCAGAAACAACTATTGAAACAGAGGCAAAAGAGTTGTCttcaacacaaacatacactacaATTCAAACCACACAGAGGCCCTCTACTGATATTTCTACCACAGAGAGCATAGCTGCAAGTACTGATTTTGCAACTACAAGAGCTGACAGATATTACAACAGCTGA